In Vicingus serpentipes, the DNA window ATATGCTTTTGATGATTCAGAAATAACAATCTTATTTAGTTTAATCTCGTTAATATGACTAAAATTACTGTCTTCTGTTATTTCTTCTGTTAATATTCTAATTGCTTTAGTCAACCTTTCGTATGGAGATTCAATATTTGCTAATCCGAAAACTACTTTATACTCCATCCAATGCCAATACCAAGATATTAAATACAACAAAAGCTTATGCTTGCTTTCAAAATACCGGTAAATTGAAGCCTCAGTAGATTGCAACTCCACTCCTAACTTTCTAAAAGTAAAAGCTTCAAAGCCTATTTCATTTATTAAATCTATACTTCCTTCAACAATACGTCTCCCTAAATCAGATGATTCTGGGTTCTTAATGTAAATTTTTTCATTTACTTGTATTGTAATTTTTGGTATTAACACTTCTATTTATAATTATTTTGCACACAAATATAATAGTAATACTATCATTTTTGATTAAAAAAACATCATTTTTATAAGCAAAACAATTAAAACACTGATTTTTAGTTAGTTAAATTTAAAAGAAT includes these proteins:
- a CDS encoding TetR/AcrR family transcriptional regulator codes for the protein MLIPKITIQVNEKIYIKNPESSDLGRRIVEGSIDLINEIGFEAFTFRKLGVELQSTEASIYRYFESKHKLLLYLISWYWHWMEYKVVFGLANIESPYERLTKAIRILTEEITEDSNFSHINEIKLNKIVISESSKAYLTKCVDQENEIGSYSVFKQLVERISDIILEINPKYNYPHMLVSTIIEGAHLQRYFAEHLPRLTDVSEEEDLITSFYDELVLKAIK